From Primulina huaijiensis isolate GDHJ02 chromosome 15, ASM1229523v2, whole genome shotgun sequence, one genomic window encodes:
- the LOC140960306 gene encoding uncharacterized protein isoform X2 — translation MMGCNGCGLRWIDIEAWIQDYDRIQSMAVKLIYAQIGCALIGSLGAFFNAVLLVNLGVSLFALVAIESSSQSLARTYAVLLFCSIFLDVFWFILFSRDIWHIPSETLGTFVAFSVKLTFTMQIIGFSVRLSSSLLWLQMYRLGVSYIDNSCLRDTDVDLRNSFLSPATPSVIRRPSGSDDAVGGSIYDPAYYSSLFEDGKDESYLCGGTQSHGISVVESASSA, via the exons atgatgggCTGTAATGGATGTGGATTGAGGTGGATAGATATAGAGGCGTGGATTCAAGACTATGACAGGATTCAGTCTATGGCCGTGAAACTCATTTACGCTCAGATTGGGTGCGCGTTGATTGGATCGCTTGGGGCGTTCTTCAACGCCGTGCTGCTTGTGAATTTGGGGGTTTCGTTGTTCGCGCTCGTTGCCATTGAGAGCAGTAGTCAGAGCCTCGCTAGAACATACGCCGTCCTCCTTTTCTGCTCCATATTTCTTGACGTTTTTTGGTTCATTCTCTTCTCTCGCGATATCTG GCACATTCCATCTGAGACTCTTGGAACCTTTGTTGCCTTTTCTGTGAAGCTCACCTTTACGATGCAAATCATTGGCTTTTCTGTAAGGTTATCATCTTCGTTGTTGTGGCTACAGATGTACAGACTTGGTGTTTCCTACATAGACAATTCATGTCTACGAGATACAGATGTTGATTTGAGAAATAGTTTTCTCAGTCCTGCAACTCCTTCCGTTATTAGACGTCCTTCTGGTTCTGATGATGCTGTTGGGGGATCGATATATGATCCTGCATATTACTCGTCTCTTTTTGAGGATGGCAAAGATGAGAGTTACTTATGTGGG
- the LOC140960306 gene encoding uncharacterized protein isoform X1: MMGCNGCGLRWIDIEAWIQDYDRIQSMAVKLIYAQIGCALIGSLGAFFNAVLLVNLGVSLFALVAIESSSQSLARTYAVLLFCSIFLDVFWFILFSRDIWHIPSETLGTFVAFSVKLTFTMQIIGFSVRLSSSLLWLQMYRLGVSYIDNSCLRDTDVDLRNSFLSPATPSVIRRPSGSDDAVGGSIYDPAYYSSLFEDGKDESYLCGKIWIKFVLGLPLQSVNSINLFSMEKERYDVARMWLVDPEKGLGSSLS; the protein is encoded by the exons atgatgggCTGTAATGGATGTGGATTGAGGTGGATAGATATAGAGGCGTGGATTCAAGACTATGACAGGATTCAGTCTATGGCCGTGAAACTCATTTACGCTCAGATTGGGTGCGCGTTGATTGGATCGCTTGGGGCGTTCTTCAACGCCGTGCTGCTTGTGAATTTGGGGGTTTCGTTGTTCGCGCTCGTTGCCATTGAGAGCAGTAGTCAGAGCCTCGCTAGAACATACGCCGTCCTCCTTTTCTGCTCCATATTTCTTGACGTTTTTTGGTTCATTCTCTTCTCTCGCGATATCTG GCACATTCCATCTGAGACTCTTGGAACCTTTGTTGCCTTTTCTGTGAAGCTCACCTTTACGATGCAAATCATTGGCTTTTCTGTAAGGTTATCATCTTCGTTGTTGTGGCTACAGATGTACAGACTTGGTGTTTCCTACATAGACAATTCATGTCTACGAGATACAGATGTTGATTTGAGAAATAGTTTTCTCAGTCCTGCAACTCCTTCCGTTATTAGACGTCCTTCTGGTTCTGATGATGCTGTTGGGGGATCGATATATGATCCTGCATATTACTCGTCTCTTTTTGAGGATGGCAAAGATGAGAGTTACTTATGTGGG AAAATTTGGATCAAGTTTGTGCTCGGGCTTCCATTGCAGAGTGTTAATTCTATCAATTTGTTCTCTATGGAGAAGGAGAGGTATGATGTCGCTAGAATGTGGTTGGTGGATCCTGAAAAAGGTTTAGGTTCTAGCTTGAGTTGA
- the LOC140960306 gene encoding uncharacterized protein isoform X3 has translation MMGCNGCGLRWIDIEAWIQDYDRIQSMAVKLIYAQIGCALIGSLGAFFNAVLLVNLGVSLFALVAIESSSQSLARTYAVLLFCSIFLDVFWFILFSRDIWHIPSETLGTFVAFSVKLTFTMQIIGFSVRLSSSLLWLQMYRLGVSYIDNSCLRDTDVDLRNSFLSPATPSVIRRPSGSDDAVGGSIYDPAYYSSLFEDGKDESYLCGVTVEKGRMI, from the exons atgatgggCTGTAATGGATGTGGATTGAGGTGGATAGATATAGAGGCGTGGATTCAAGACTATGACAGGATTCAGTCTATGGCCGTGAAACTCATTTACGCTCAGATTGGGTGCGCGTTGATTGGATCGCTTGGGGCGTTCTTCAACGCCGTGCTGCTTGTGAATTTGGGGGTTTCGTTGTTCGCGCTCGTTGCCATTGAGAGCAGTAGTCAGAGCCTCGCTAGAACATACGCCGTCCTCCTTTTCTGCTCCATATTTCTTGACGTTTTTTGGTTCATTCTCTTCTCTCGCGATATCTG GCACATTCCATCTGAGACTCTTGGAACCTTTGTTGCCTTTTCTGTGAAGCTCACCTTTACGATGCAAATCATTGGCTTTTCTGTAAGGTTATCATCTTCGTTGTTGTGGCTACAGATGTACAGACTTGGTGTTTCCTACATAGACAATTCATGTCTACGAGATACAGATGTTGATTTGAGAAATAGTTTTCTCAGTCCTGCAACTCCTTCCGTTATTAGACGTCCTTCTGGTTCTGATGATGCTGTTGGGGGATCGATATATGATCCTGCATATTACTCGTCTCTTTTTGAGGATGGCAAAGATGAGAGTTACTTATGTGGG